From Gimesia panareensis, the proteins below share one genomic window:
- a CDS encoding response regulator transcription factor — protein sequence MNDFVVYVIDDDLDVLDSIATLLLTSGYDVKTFDNVYAFLESNENTIPGCILIDLVMPEICGIESMELIRKQRLFYPVVMMSAYGDIEKAVSAVKLGACDYLEKPFEKDKCIKAIEYAKSQLDQDGNLTDANSQEYLRLYQGLTRREKQVFHLIADGQAGKQIANTMSISYRTMEKHKANVLNKLGISSATDIVHILYKIKDLPGYQKHENGS from the coding sequence ATGAACGATTTTGTTGTGTATGTGATCGATGATGATCTCGACGTACTGGATTCAATTGCAACACTGCTCTTAACTTCTGGTTACGATGTTAAAACGTTCGATAATGTGTATGCTTTTCTGGAATCGAATGAAAATACGATTCCCGGTTGTATTTTGATCGATCTGGTGATGCCGGAAATCTGCGGAATTGAATCGATGGAACTGATTCGCAAGCAGCGTCTGTTTTACCCAGTGGTGATGATGAGCGCTTATGGAGATATTGAGAAAGCGGTATCTGCAGTGAAGTTAGGTGCCTGTGATTACCTGGAAAAGCCGTTTGAGAAAGACAAATGCATTAAAGCGATCGAATATGCGAAATCTCAACTGGACCAGGATGGAAATCTGACTGATGCGAACAGTCAGGAATATCTGAGACTCTATCAGGGTTTAACCCGTCGTGAAAAACAGGTCTTTCATCTGATTGCAGACGGACAGGCCGGAAAACAGATCGCGAATACCATGTCGATCAGCTATCGCACCATGGAAAAGCATAAAGCCAATGTTTTGAATAAGTTGGGGATCTCAAGTGCGACGGATATTGTGCATATCCTGTATAAAATCAAAGACCTGCCCGGTTATCAGAAACATGAGAATGGCAGCTGA